ATGTTGTGCGCTACCAAATCGTAGATAACCGCTTCCATTGTTATAAAAATACCCGCGTTGTATGTTGTCGAAGCGAAAACCAAATGGCTCCACCTAAAAGCCGCCGCCACAATTTCCGACGTATCCGCAACCGAAACGTCGAACATTACCGTTTTTATGCCTAAATCGCGCAGACGGCAAGCCAAAATTTCGGCGGCGTTTTCGGTGTTTCCGTAAACGGACGCGTATGCTATCATTACGCCTTGTTCTTCGGGCTCGTAATTGCTCCATTGCGTGTAGGGGGTCAGTATATCGCCGAGATTTTTGCGCCACACAAAGCCGTGCAGGGGGCAAATCATATCTATTGTTAAGGCGGACGCTTTTTTTAGCAGGGTTTGCACTTGCGCGCCGTATTTTCCTACTATGTTTGTATAGTAGCGGCGGGCTTTATCCAAATAATCGCGGCTGTAATCCACTTCGTCGGCAAACATTGCGCCGTTCAGAGAGCCGAAATTTCCGAAAGCGTCGGCGGAAAAGAGAATGCGGGAGTAAGCGTCGTATGAAACCATAACTTCGGGCCAATGCACCATAGGAGCCATAACGAAATGCAGAGTGTGTTTTCCTGTGTTGAGCGTGTCGTTTTCGGCGACTATTTTTGTTTTTACGGCACTGCCCAAATCATAAAATTGCGCGAGAAAATCCGCGGATTTTTTGTTCAAAACGAGCGTTATTTCGGGATAGCGAGCCAAAACTGCGGCAATCGCGGCGCTGTGGTCGGGCTCTATGTGGTGCAAAATAAGGTAATCCAAAGGGCGACCTGCAAGTCCCTTTGCCAAATTTTCCAAGAAACGCTCTTGGACGGCTTTATCGACCGTGTCAAAAAGAACGGTTTTCTCGTCCGTCAATAAATAAGAATTGTAAGAAACGCCCTCGGGAACGGAATAAACCCCTTCAAAAAGCGCCAATCGACGGTCGTTTGCGCCGACCCAAATTAAATCATCGGTAATTTTTTTTATACAATGCATTGGTTATATTCTCCTTAAAAATGTTGCCTTCGACAGGCTCAGGCAACGGGTTATCAATCGTTTAAGAGTAGAATAGTGCCTACAACACAGTATAAAACACAGTTCGGTGGCTGAGCCTGTCGAAACCACCACAAAGAAAAGCCGATGACCGGAATCGAACCAGCGACCCACGCATTACGAATGCGTTGCTCTACCAACTGAGCTACATCGGCGATTTGGTTAGGGGAATATAATAAATTTCCCTAACCAAAAGCAAGGGAAATTAAATAAAAATCTCAAAAAAAATTTAATTATCCGACGCGACCGACCTGATTGACCGCTCTGTCTAAAGTTTGATCTTCGGACTGTATTGCTTTAGCGGTCATTTCGTACACCCTGTTTGACGAAATCATTTCGACCATTGAGCGTATAGGGTCAACGTTTGAATTTTCCAAGTAGCCTTGACGTATCATAAAACCGTCGCTTCTGACAACAGGATTGTCGGGTTGCATCGGGCGGAAATAGTTGTTGCCCATTCTTGTCATCCGGTAGGGTTTGTTGAAGTCGGAAATTCGCAATATCGCTATTTCGTGTCCGTCTTGCATAACGCTTCCGTTGTCGAGGAAACTTACGGGACCTTTTCTTGGGTCTATTGTAATGAAGCCGTCTTCGCCGAAAACTCGTCCGCCATTGCCGTCAACCAAAAAGTTGTCGGCGTCTGTTTGGAATGCACCGTCGCGAGTGTAGCGTATGCCCTGTTCGGTCATTATCGTGAAAAACCCTGAACCTTGTATCATTAAATCGAATGCACCTCCTGTGCTTATGGGGTGTCCTTGGCTGTAATCAATGAAAACTTCGTCGGCTTTGAGTATTCTTTCGGGGCGAATTTCGTATCCGTGATCAGGACCGCCGTGATTCGCCATGTGCCTTGTGATTTGCTCGGCGAAAAGTCCCGAACTCTTAAAACCTATAGTGTTCATATTAGCAAGATTGTTTGCAATCTGCTCTTGCCTCTGCATTTGAATTGTCATTGCCTGTGTAGCGTGTTTGATACTTCCCAACATTTTACCCCTCCTTGAGTTTAATTTGTTTTTATATGCAAAAATTGTGCCA
The Chitinivibrionia bacterium genome window above contains:
- a CDS encoding flagellar hook-basal body protein, with amino-acid sequence MLGSIKHATQAMTIQMQRQEQIANNLANMNTIGFKSSGLFAEQITRHMANHGGPDHGYEIRPERILKADEVFIDYSQGHPISTGGAFDLMIQGSGFFTIMTEQGIRYTRDGAFQTDADNFLVDGNGGRVFGEDGFITIDPRKGPVSFLDNGSVMQDGHEIAILRISDFNKPYRMTRMGNNYFRPMQPDNPVVRSDGFMIRQGYLENSNVDPIRSMVEMISSNRVYEMTAKAIQSEDQTLDRAVNQVGRVG
- a CDS encoding flavin reductase, with protein sequence MHCIKKITDDLIWVGANDRRLALFEGVYSVPEGVSYNSYLLTDEKTVLFDTVDKAVQERFLENLAKGLAGRPLDYLILHHIEPDHSAAIAAVLARYPEITLVLNKKSADFLAQFYDLGSAVKTKIVAENDTLNTGKHTLHFVMAPMVHWPEVMVSYDAYSRILFSADAFGNFGSLNGAMFADEVDYSRDYLDKARRYYTNIVGKYGAQVQTLLKKASALTIDMICPLHGFVWRKNLGDILTPYTQWSNYEPEEQGVMIAYASVYGNTENAAEILACRLRDLGIKTVMFDVSVADTSEIVAAAFRWSHLVFASTTYNAGIFITMEAVIYDLVAHNIQNRTVALIENGSWAATSGNLMSEKLKQCKNIQIIGNISIKSGVKPDKAAEIIALADALAGTFPKKANVVSTDKIASGVDAQALQKIPYGLFLISAKDGDKDNACIVNTVSQITVSPVQISVAINKDNLTHDIIKKTGELAVSVLTQAAPFGIFEHFGLSSGKNADKFGGINHSWANALVRTENGLYALADYANAIIAGKVISTVDCGTHTIFIAQISQAKTLSDTPACTYQYYFDHIKPKPQPIADKNKSGYVCKICGYIYEGDVLPPDFICPLCKHGAADFERV